One genomic region from Deltaproteobacteria bacterium encodes:
- a CDS encoding YceI family protein, which translates to MFCRSTVLTALLALGVATPAHAEDPATWELDQSHFAVGFSVRHMMISNVKGEFTKAQATLTYDGQDVTKAVVEASVEVTSITTKNAKRDAHLKSPDFFDAAKHPKLTFKSTKVRRGFRGQLKVTGELTIRGVTKPLELAVMGLGKPIKDMMGKSRVGIQAAGKISRKEFGMTWNKTLDKGGLVVGDDVFITLDAEFIRKESGAAAAK; encoded by the coding sequence ATGTTCTGCCGCTCAACCGTGCTCACTGCCCTCTTGGCGCTCGGCGTCGCGACCCCGGCTCACGCCGAGGACCCCGCAACCTGGGAGCTCGATCAGAGCCACTTCGCCGTGGGCTTTTCGGTCCGGCACATGATGATCAGCAACGTGAAGGGCGAGTTCACCAAGGCCCAGGCCACCCTGACCTACGATGGCCAGGACGTGACCAAGGCCGTCGTGGAGGCCTCCGTCGAGGTCACGAGCATCACCACGAAGAACGCCAAGCGTGACGCGCACCTGAAGAGCCCGGACTTCTTCGACGCCGCGAAGCACCCCAAGCTCACCTTTAAGTCCACCAAGGTGCGCCGCGGCTTCCGCGGTCAGCTCAAGGTGACGGGGGAGCTGACCATCCGCGGCGTGACCAAGCCCCTCGAGCTGGCCGTCATGGGGCTCGGCAAGCCGATCAAGGACATGATGGGCAAGTCGCGCGTCGGCATCCAGGCTGCCGGGAAGATCAGCCGCAAGGAGTTCGGCATGACCTGGAACAAGACCCTCGACAAGGGGGGCCTCGTGGTCGGTGACGACGTGTTCATCACCCTCGACGCCGAGTTCATCCGCAAGGAGAGCGGCGCGGCGGCGGCGAAGTAG